A single region of the Lotus japonicus ecotype B-129 chromosome 4, LjGifu_v1.2 genome encodes:
- the LOC130715996 gene encoding uncharacterized protein LOC130715996, whose protein sequence is MRCLIICYANHFRMVTHFGNIESQGTTSAKPSQNDSLGQVLGPERCGRVRGMSFGVCPSQVFGSRIERFCGTTPSSSTASATDMQLQFEVDKLQSKVASDSQLIKEMANTIALLCQQTNVPLPASVSLVTSETIVQDVVAQFPTQGEANQSQNDEANEPNNVRG, encoded by the exons ATGAGGTGCTTGATCATTTGTTATGCAAACCATTTCCGGATGGTTACACATTTTGGTAACATTGAAAGCCAAGGCACCACCTCAGCTAAGCCATCTCAAAATGATTCTCTTGGACAAGTCTTAGGACCAGAACGTTGTGGGAGAGTTCGGGGCATGTCTTTTGGAGTGTGTCCTTCCCAAGTTTTTGGGTCTAGAATTGAAAGATTTTGTGGCACTACTCCCTCCTCTTCTACTGCTAGTGCCACTGACATGCAGTTGCAATTTGAGGTTGATAAATTACAATCAAAAGTGGCATCAGATTCCCAATTGATTAAAGAAATGGCAAACACAATCGCCCTTCTATGTCAGCAGACAAATGTGCCTTTACCTGCTTCAGTTTCCTTAGTTACAAGTGAA acaATAGTGCAAGATGTTGTTGCCCAATTTCCAACTCAAGGAGAAGCTAATCAATCACAAAATGATGAAGCAAATGAACCAAATAATGTTCGAGGTTGA
- the LOC130714031 gene encoding myb family transcription factor EFM-like isoform X2 — translation MGSVPAELSLDLRPSFVPKTVANFLYELSTIPRSTDKLSRLHDFLARLEDELRKIDAFKRELPLCMLLLNDAILVLKEESEKCRAHNSPPVLEEFIPLKKEHDQSEENDSKENECRDKKNWMSSVQLWNNTTPRKACDQIPIQHLNYKLDTKKNEEGNSVVAEDPFQSCNVKNGGSAFLPFSTYSSIPVTTVALQAAKEEKEDTVLNRLSLLTPGVKSLREGFGSRGSRSSSSSRAVSSSSPPIVPPSLRAGSLQQQQNARKQRRCWSPELHRRFVNALQKLGGSQATPKQIRELMQVDGLTNDEVKSHLQKYRLHTRRVPAATANQPCVVLGGLWMSQDQHNDSSKGRSSVSGSPQSPLHLAAGSRGGTSPTEGDSMEDDDDTKSESYSWRSHIHKPGQVYV, via the exons ATGGGTTCTGTTCCTGCAGAACTGAGCTTGGATTTAAGACCCAGTTTCGTTCCCAAAACCGTCGCTAATTTCCTCTACGAACTCTCCACCATTCCTCGTTCCACCGATAAGCTTTCCAGGCTCCATGATTTCCTCGCCCGATTGGAAGACGAGCTCAGGAAGATCGATGCCTTCAAACGCGAGCTTCCTCTCTGCATGCTCCTCCTAAACGACG CAATTTTGGTTTTGAAGGAGGAATCAGAAAAATGCAGGGCTCATAATTCTCCACCAGTGTTGGAAGAGTTTATTCCATTGAAGAAAGAGCATGATCAGAGTGAGGAAAATGATAGCAAGGAGAATGAATGCAGGGATAAGAAGAATTGGATGAGTTCTGTTCAGCTTTGGAACAATACTACCCCTAGAAAAGCCTGTGATCAAATTCCAATCCAACATCTTAATTATAAATTAGATACCAAG AAAAATGAAGAAGGGAACTCTGTGGTTGCTGAGGACCCTTTCCAATCTTGTAATGTTAAAAATGGAGGGAGTGCTTTTCTGCCTTTCTCCACATACTCTTCTATCCCCGTGACAACCGTGGCACTGCAAGCAGccaaagaagaaaaggaagacaCTGTTTTGAATAGACTTTCTCTTCTAACCCCTGGGGTGAAGAGTTTGAGGGAAGGATTTGGTTCAAGAGGGTCCAGAAGCAGCAGCTCCAGCAGGgctgtttcttcctcttctcctccTATCGTGCCGCCAAGTTTGCGTGCAGGATCTCTTCAGCAGCAGCAGAATGCTAGGAAACAGAGGAGATGCTGGTCCCCGGAGTTGCACCGCCGATTTGTTAATGCATTGCAGAAGCTTGGAGGTTCTCAAG CAACTCCAAAGCAAATTAGAGAACTCATGCAGGTTGATGGCCTGACCAATGATGAAGTGAAGAGCCACTTGCAA AAATACCGACTTCATACTCGGAGAGTTCCGGCTGCAACCGCTAATCAGCCGTGTGTAGTTCTTGGAGGTTTGTGGATGTCCCAAGATCAGCACAACGACTCTTCAAAGGGTAGAAGTTCTGTGTCCGGTTCGCCGCAAAGTCCCCTTCATTTAGCTGCAGGTTCCAGGGGAGGGACATCCCCGACCGAGGGTGACAGcatggaggatgatgatgatactAAATCCGAGAGTTATAGCTGGAGAAGTCACATTCACAAACCAGGACAAGTTTATGTATAG
- the LOC130714031 gene encoding myb family transcription factor EFM-like isoform X1: MGSVPAELSLDLRPSFVPKTVANFLYELSTIPRSTDKLSRLHDFLARLEDELRKIDAFKRELPLCMLLLNDAILVLKEESEKCRAHNSPPVLEEFIPLKKEHDQSEENDSKENECRDKKNWMSSVQLWNNTTPRKACDQIPIQHLNYKLDTKKNEEGNSVVAEDPFQSCNVKNGGSAFLPFSTYSSIPVTTVALQAAKEEKEDTVLNRLSLLTPGVKSLREGFGSRGSRSSSSSRAVSSSSPPIVPPSLRAGSLQQQQNARKQRRCWSPELHRRFVNALQKLGGSQAATPKQIRELMQVDGLTNDEVKSHLQKYRLHTRRVPAATANQPCVVLGGLWMSQDQHNDSSKGRSSVSGSPQSPLHLAAGSRGGTSPTEGDSMEDDDDTKSESYSWRSHIHKPGQVYV, from the exons ATGGGTTCTGTTCCTGCAGAACTGAGCTTGGATTTAAGACCCAGTTTCGTTCCCAAAACCGTCGCTAATTTCCTCTACGAACTCTCCACCATTCCTCGTTCCACCGATAAGCTTTCCAGGCTCCATGATTTCCTCGCCCGATTGGAAGACGAGCTCAGGAAGATCGATGCCTTCAAACGCGAGCTTCCTCTCTGCATGCTCCTCCTAAACGACG CAATTTTGGTTTTGAAGGAGGAATCAGAAAAATGCAGGGCTCATAATTCTCCACCAGTGTTGGAAGAGTTTATTCCATTGAAGAAAGAGCATGATCAGAGTGAGGAAAATGATAGCAAGGAGAATGAATGCAGGGATAAGAAGAATTGGATGAGTTCTGTTCAGCTTTGGAACAATACTACCCCTAGAAAAGCCTGTGATCAAATTCCAATCCAACATCTTAATTATAAATTAGATACCAAG AAAAATGAAGAAGGGAACTCTGTGGTTGCTGAGGACCCTTTCCAATCTTGTAATGTTAAAAATGGAGGGAGTGCTTTTCTGCCTTTCTCCACATACTCTTCTATCCCCGTGACAACCGTGGCACTGCAAGCAGccaaagaagaaaaggaagacaCTGTTTTGAATAGACTTTCTCTTCTAACCCCTGGGGTGAAGAGTTTGAGGGAAGGATTTGGTTCAAGAGGGTCCAGAAGCAGCAGCTCCAGCAGGgctgtttcttcctcttctcctccTATCGTGCCGCCAAGTTTGCGTGCAGGATCTCTTCAGCAGCAGCAGAATGCTAGGAAACAGAGGAGATGCTGGTCCCCGGAGTTGCACCGCCGATTTGTTAATGCATTGCAGAAGCTTGGAGGTTCTCAAG CAGCAACTCCAAAGCAAATTAGAGAACTCATGCAGGTTGATGGCCTGACCAATGATGAAGTGAAGAGCCACTTGCAA AAATACCGACTTCATACTCGGAGAGTTCCGGCTGCAACCGCTAATCAGCCGTGTGTAGTTCTTGGAGGTTTGTGGATGTCCCAAGATCAGCACAACGACTCTTCAAAGGGTAGAAGTTCTGTGTCCGGTTCGCCGCAAAGTCCCCTTCATTTAGCTGCAGGTTCCAGGGGAGGGACATCCCCGACCGAGGGTGACAGcatggaggatgatgatgatactAAATCCGAGAGTTATAGCTGGAGAAGTCACATTCACAAACCAGGACAAGTTTATGTATAG